The Pungitius pungitius chromosome 21, fPunPun2.1, whole genome shotgun sequence genome includes the window GTCATGGGGAGgttacataataataatgctgCCTTTCTTACAAAGCTCAGGAGGACCTTTATTAGTGTTGATACTGTCCAAAGCTTTGTCCTCTTGACCAAAAAGCATTGACAATAATTTCCTGCTGACATGTTGCATTCTTTTGCTTaatctcttctccctcctttaACGCTGCGCTCATGTAGTGGATATTTGGGCTGTGGGCTGCATTATGGCAGAAATGGTTCGCCACAAAATCCTTTTTCCGGGAAGGGATTGTATCCTTGAGCTGCCCGCAGCAGTGTCTGGCATTCCTTaaggaacaaaacacagcaacaaacGTCTTTTGTCTCCTCATTCTTCATCAAATGGATCCCGTTGAGATCCCGCGAGCAGCTACGGAGATTCTACATCTCTCCCGATTTGCTTTTGACAGCTCAACTTGGCAGCCACCCACCTGTTCTTCTTACAGATGCAGCAGACTCGCTCCCCTTTGTAAGCATCGTGACACCTCGAGACAAGACACTGCTCCGTAGCCGAGAACTAAACTGCAAAAACTGCTTTACAAAATGATTGCTATAGAAATGCTTGTGAACcattaaagggcttgtttgtcaTGTGGGTGGCAATGATCATTAGGGCCGGTAAAGATGAGAATATTCTAGTTTAATACATCCGACATGCATTGCAGTCCTATCCAAAGAGCCCCTGATTGAGCGTTCAGCAGAACTCCACTCTGCTCTTCAGATATACAGGTTGTGCTAGCTCTGTGGTCTGAAACCGCGTTCACCTCAAAAGCAAAGCCAATTATTAGCgcgtagattccatgcaaagtcaatgcacagacgcGGATGAAGCACATTCTCGTGAATTTACTGCATGAAACCAATCACAGGAGACGGACAGTTCGCTCTGCTTTCGGTGTGAGCGCAGCAAACGAGGGCACTCCACTGCATGCAACTTTTTTGGTCATGTATCACACATGTCACCTTGGCACCACACCTTGTTTCTCATTTCCCCCTGTCGAGTTTTCCTTTATGTTGTGAgggtttgtatttgtttctgtTCTCGGCTCCCGCATGCTAAATAGGTGgttgtcatttcattttttcagttgATGTCTGGTCTGTTGGCTGCATCATGGCTGAAATGGTCCGGGGTAGTGTGTTGTTTCCAGGCACTGATCGTATCCTTAAGTTGGACGCCCAGtcgacgtcccccccccccccccccccacctgtcccCTCCGTCCCCCTCCAAAATGCCATGGTGTCTCTCGTCCTTTCTGTCTCACATCTTGTTCACACAATGAGTCATTGTTTTCAGGGTTATCATTATTTCCTTTCATGGGCCGAGCTGTGGGGGCTCTATGGATGGTGGGTGTTGCACAGGTGTAATCAATAACACCAATCAACATCCCTGACAAAACGGGTGGAGATACTGGTCACATGACCTTCTCCGACTGTTAGAAACTGCATGCAATGAGTCACCTCCCAcataataaatatgttttataaaaataaaaagaagctgcaggagaagcaggCTGTGAACATGAGGCACATGATTGAGATTGTGCTgcgggaggaagaagagggaatCATCAGCACTAAGAGTAGATTGGAGAAGGTGAACCAGGACATAGAGGTTGGCCGAGTGACTTTTCCTTCCTTAAGATGCCTGAAATAGAAACTAAGCAACTGTGTTTGTGCAGCATTTGTTTCATAACCCGAGTAAGTAGAGTAGTCTCCTGGCAACGTCACTCATGTTCTTGTGTGCACAGACGCTTTTTTCCTACACCTTCATAACAGGAACCTTTTCATGGTTTTTCATTCAGTGTCCAGAAGAAGATGTGAATGAGGTGCCGATCTGTGTATGTTCCATttgcatgtaaatgtgtgtttcccaaaaaagaaaaaagaagagttgCATACATATATTCAGCATCTGGATCACCTGAGGCTTGTGGTCTGCCCAGACCAATGTCCAACCGCTTCAATTGGTTGTGATCCAAAAAAGCGCAGCGTTTCCATGATTGTTACTCCCAAAGGGAGTCCAGACCTCCTTTGTTGCTTTTCTTAACCCTGTAACCGTAAGACATCGACCAGTGGAACAAGGTGATCGAGCAGCTGGGCACGCCGTCTCAGGAGTTCCTGATGAAGCTCAACCAGTCGGTGAGGACCTACGTGGAGAACCGGCCGCGGTACGCCGGCTACAGCTTCGAGAAGCTCTTCCCCGACGTCCTGTTCCCCGCGGACTCTGAACACAACAAACTGAAAGGTAACGGCTCCCGTTTGTCCCTGGAATGAATGGCGTGAGGCCGCCAACTCTGCGCCACGCGTCGAGAAGCCATTTGCCGCCTAGTTTCTCTTTGACGGGTGCAGCAAGGGTCCATCCTGGAtgtaaattacagtttttatcaCATCGCACAAGGCGCGATGAGTAATGAGGCAATCACTATGCTGAGAGCGGGTTTTTTTTATGCCTTCGTATGCTTCAGTTTTACTCGCTGAAATCTGAACAAAAGGCTTTTCAAAAGCTGCTGATTTAGAATTTAAATGGCTATTTCTTTAGTAATTGAAGGAtggatgtaactgactgcaaaGCCCCGGGTGGCCAATTGGCGTTCAGCGGCGCCCTTAGCTGAAGCCCTCATTGTAGGAGCTGACCGCTCCACTTTAACGGCCCGGCTAGAGGGAACGACGGGAACGAGACCTCCTCAATTAACCAAGGCAGGAATATGTAGATAATGGTAGTGTGTCCCACTTGCCCACACGAGGTTTAGGCTAaaccctccttctcctctcgtttTTTCACACTTGATGGTCCCTCCCTACAGTGTGTCTACCTCCAACATCCTGAAGCGGAATGTGCGTCACGTTAGCGAGACAATCTCCAAATGGAGACGTATCAGAATGGAAGGAGAAACGGTTGGAGCTTGAAGTTTACAATCTATCTCGTTTCCAGCGAGCCAAGCCCGGGACCTGCTCTGCAAGATGCTGGTAATAGACGCATCAAAGCGCATCTCGGTGGACGAGGCTCTCCAGCACCCCTACATCAACGTGTGGTACGACCCGACTGAAGTGGAGGCAGTAAGTACTCACTAaagttttttacttttgttaatCCCTTCAAATATTTAGTTTCAAAGTCTTTTCTTAcataaataaacaactaaacccAATACAAACTGAAGACATTCTTCTCAGTATAATAGCGCCCCGCCCTTTGAAACCCAATGACTCATCTCTGGCAAAATCGGTTTGCACTGGTCGAGGCGAATTGTTGCTTTCTCCTCTTCAGCACCAAGGGGCTCGTCAGAACTGACAGCACCGCCTTGCAAAGTTACGAATTTTCACTCCGATTTAATGCTTAAAATGAAGGTCGTTTGATCCCAACAACACTGTTTGTCGCATCGTTCCCCCAGAAAGAGAGTCGGCGCCCTCCGAGGCGGAACATGTCAGCATCAAGTGGGCTCAGTGTGAGGCAGAGTTAGTGCCGCAGGATTCCATCTGGCACCAACAGTTAGGTTTCACTTTTAGAGCCGAAACAGTGGCCACTGGCTGAAGATGGTCTGACATACAGTCATTTGTGTAACAGCAACTCAGCTGGCTGGAAGGGTCGGGTGAATGtgttaaaagaacaaaagaaacatcATTTACCACAGTGGGACGTGTGTGTTTAGGATTAGAATGTGGAACAGAGActgaaatgctgtgtgtgtgtgtgtgtgtgtgtgtgtgtgtgtgtgtgtgtgtgtgtcttttttccaGCCACCACCCGCAATCACAGACAAGCAACTGGATGAGAGGGAGCACACGGTGGATGAGTGGAAAGGTAGGAAGGATCACATTTGTGATTCACCATACCGATTCTAAAGATTCTCATGCACATGTGGCGAACCAAGTCTTTGTCCAAATGTACTCTATAACGTCTCCATCTGTGGTGTTTAGTCGTGTAATAACGTAATACCGTGCACAAATTAAGTCTATATGGCCcctttcttctctcccccctgccTGTAGTaaatacatgtgtgtttgttgcagagTTGATATACAAAGAAGTGTTGGACTGGGAAGAAAGGACAAAGAACGGTGTGATCCGGGGACAGCCAGCATCCATAGGTTAGTACGTCTGTGAGCAAGCGTATGTCAAGGATGTTCAAAGTCACAAACTGGTACACTTCACAGCTCGTATGTGTGCGTGATGTTGCCACCAGGGTGAAGTTTGTTTTCCTCATTATTCCCAGCTCGGGAAGCTCCTCAATGACCATTCAAATGTCGTCACGATTtatggtgatgatgtcatcctcaTAGAAGCAAATGGTGTGGGCGCTTGGTGTGTGTTCTCGCTCCCTCTATCAGCTGACCACAGGCCTTCTCCCGTGTCTCACAGCACAGGTGCAGCAGTGAGCGGTggctccaccagcaccacccctcctcgtcctcccacGACGCCCCCTGCGTGCCCCCCGAGCCGCCCCCGACAGCAGCCTGCAGACTGAGTCCCGCTGCAGCCACCAgctcccccccctgccccacccccctctctcccccggGCTGCTGCAGACgactctacacctcctcctGGGCTGGGCTCACCCCCCCGGCCCTACACtggctcctgccccccccccacccactctcTGTGCTTGTCTTCAGTAGCGTAGCGGCTAGCTGCTTTCAGAAATATCTTGATTTCTGAAaaggcagatgttttttttttttttaattctttttcatttttcatttgtcacttctttttttgaattaggatttattttcattttgggtcCTAGCTGTAATTTATTGTGGCATTTCTTAATTTTTCAGAAACCTAAGACGATTCAATTTTTATGATTTCACTACGttccgtttttgttttttgaccgACAGTGAAAATTGAAAGAAATagctgtaaaaatgtttaatgtgacctatttttttttcacttgtaaGCTATTGCTTCTACGACTTGCCATATACATGTAGATTGAGGTTGTGTAGATTTATCTTCCATTCAAGTTTGCAGTGAGCCATTGAAACATGATTGAATTGACATACGTATGGTCTTAGTACTCCCCTTATGTGTTTTCACATGACACGGATATTGTTTTAAGTGCATATGACATATCCATTGATGAGCTCAGATCTTTTAGATTtgcttgtgaaaaaaaaaaaaagtgtttcttgATTCGCAACTACTTCCTACATTGTAACATTTAATGAAAGCTTTATAATTGAATCCTTCACTTCCTATTGAGACATGATAGGATTTccaactcatttttttttactcttcgTGTgattcatttttactttctgcTTTTAAACTATGGGATCGAAAATGGCACAAGTCGGGTGCCGCAAGATAACCAGCAGCTTTAGTCTGTGTCCGAGAGGGGCTTCGCAGCAGTCTGTGTCGTGCTCCGGGAGGTTCTcggagacgtggggggggggtcgtgtcagGTGGGGGAAGTGGAATGTGCTTCGGTCGAGCAGGGAGTTGTGATGTTGGGAAGGCGAGTGAACGTGctgatgttgggggggggggagtgggtgtCTTGGGGAGATGAGGATTCCGCAGCCTTATGGAACAGTGTTGATAAAACGTTGGCTTCTCGCTTCCAGAGCCTGTTATTAGTGGTGTACTTTTATGAATTTGGAAATTTGAGAGTGACTTTTCTAAAAAAGTTGGCCAAACACTACAAGCGAAGCAGACCGAAGAAAATAACCTGAAAGTTAGCAGCACAAACAACCGGTTGAAATAACTGATTATTCTTACGTTATGCAATAATAGTGCCCATTttgattgtttctttttgtatttgcttttgtttccaCGTGGAAAGGAAAAGTGCCTGTTGTCTGTCATCCATTCCTGAGGAAGTGGGAGGAAGTGTTTTCATTGATGTAGGTTTTTATGGCATCTGCTTTCCATATCAAATCGGTAATGTATGATAGGGTGGTAGTTCTCACAAATGTGTTGTATATTTTTCTACTGGTttggctctgcccccccccccccccccccccgcgccccgccccccccacccccagcaggATAAGGAGGAGGTGACGTATGCGCCGAGATGCTCGAGCCTGTGCTGGAGTCATTTCAGACGAAAAGGCAGTTTTATCAAGGTCTTTCATCAAAGTATAAATACGCGTTTCTTTGCAGTGACAACAACCAAAAATCGATTTTAATaacctttgttttctttgagtACCAATTCTATGCGACGATTGTAAGAGGGGCCAGGTGGGGAATGCCGATGGTGGAAGATGCATATCCGACAGCCCGACTCAAACCCCCGCGGTGGCGCTGATGAGTATTGAACCAAACGATGCTCAGGCTCCGGTCCCAAACAAGACGCTCGAGGAACGGCTTGTCCACTTTTTAAGATCACCGATATCGTGGTCACAAGCGATCAAACACAAGGAGCCCACGATGGTCCGGCTCATTTAATGTCCGGTTACATAAACATTTATTAAGCGCACTAACCTTCTAAATCCATAAGGaatcggcgtgtgtgtgtgtgtgtgtgtgtgttggctaatcatttttgtttctgtggtTGCAGAACTCAAACCTTATCTGTTGGTAAATTGACATGCTAAATGTCAGTATAGCTAGTATTATGTACAGTAGCAGTCTACACACCTTCATTCAGTGGAAACCTTGGACTGGTACTGTATGGATGACCATGTATCCAGTAGTAAAAATGAACAAGCACACATTAGCTTCACCACTGGGCTATGCAAAACTTGACTTAAAAGAATAAGAGCTTTGTCAGTTTGCGTTTACTGTGTTGGCGCGACGAGGGGGAGCTGGAGCTTCTTTAATAATTCCGCTTTCATTTGG containing:
- the LOC119212533 gene encoding LOW QUALITY PROTEIN: mitogen-activated protein kinase 8 (The sequence of the model RefSeq protein was modified relative to this genomic sequence to represent the inferred CDS: inserted 1 base in 1 codon), whose amino-acid sequence is MNRNKREKEYYSIDVGDSTFMVIKRYQNLRPIGSGAQGIVCSAYDHNFERNVAIKKLSRPFQNQTHAKRAYRELVLMKCVNHKNIIGLLNVFTPQKTLEEFQDVYLVMELMDANLCQVIQMELDHERLSYLLYQMLCGIKHLHAAGIIHRDLKPSNIVVKSDCTLKILDFGLARTAATGLLMTPYVVTRYYRAPEVILGMGYQANVDVWSVGCIMAEMVRGSVLFPGTDHIDQWNKVIEQLGTPSQEFLMKLNQSVRTYVENRPRYAGYSFEKLFPDVLFPADSEHNKLKASQARDLLCKMLVIDASKRISVDEALQHPYINVWYDPTEVEAPPPAITDKQLDEREHTVDEWKELIYKEVLDWEERTKNGVIRGQPASIGAAVSGGXHQHHPSSSSHDAPCVPPEPPPTAACRLSPAAATSSPPCPTPLSPPGCCRRLYTSSWAGLTPPALHWLLPPPHPLSVLVFSSVAASCFQKYLDF